A genome region from Chiroxiphia lanceolata isolate bChiLan1 chromosome 5, bChiLan1.pri, whole genome shotgun sequence includes the following:
- the LOC116786993 gene encoding histone H1.01: MSETAPAAAPDAPAPGAKAAAKKPKKAAAGSKARKPAGPSVTELITKAVSASKERKGLSLAALKKALAAGGYDVEKNNSRIKLGLKSLVSKGTLVQTKGTGASGSFRLNKKPGEVKEKAPKKRVPAAKPKKPAAKKPASAAKKPKKAAAVKKSPKKAKKPAAAAAKKAAKSPKKAAKPGRPKKAAKSPAKAKTVKPKAAKPKAAKPKAAKAKKAAPKKK, from the coding sequence ATGTCCGAGaccgctcccgccgccgcccccgaTGCGCCCGCGCCCGGCGCCAAGGCCGCCGCCAAGAAGCCGAAGAAAGCGGCGGCCGGCTCCAAAGCCCGCAAGCCCGCGGGGCCCAGCGTCACCGAGCTCATCACCAAGGCCGTGTCCGCCTCCAAAGAGCGCAAGGGGCTCTCCCTCGCCGCGCTCAAGAAGGCGCTGGCTGCCGGCGGCTACGATGTGGAGAAGAACAACAGCCGCATCAAGCTGGGGCTCAAGAGCCTCGTCAGCAAAGGCACCCTGGTGCAGACCAAGGGCACTGGCGCCTCCGGCTCTTTCCGTCTCAACAAGAagcctggagaagtgaaggaaaaagctCCCAAGAAAAGGGTACCCGCAGCCAAGCCCAAGAAGCCGGCGGCCAAGAAGCCAGCCAGCGCCGCCAAGAAGCCCAAGAAAGCAGCAGCCGTGAAAAAGAGCCCTAAGAAGGCTAAAAAGCCGGCGGCTGCAGCGGCCAAGAAAGCGGCCAAGAGCCCCAAGAAAGCTGCAAAGCCAGGCCGCCCCAAGAAGGCAGCGAAGAGCCCGGCCAAGGCAAAAACCGTGAAGCCCAAAGCAGCCAAGCCTAAGGCAGCCAAGCCCAAAGCGGCCAAGGCGAAGAAGGCAGCGCCGAAAAAGAAGTAA
- the LOC116787019 gene encoding histone H2A-IV-like, whose protein sequence is MSGRGKQGGKARAKAKSRSSRAGLQFPILELAGNAARDNKKTRIIPRHLQLAIRNDEELNKLLGKVTIAQGGVLPNIQAVLLPKKTDSHKAKAK, encoded by the exons ATGTCCGGGCGCGGGAAGCAGGGCGGGAAGGCGCGGGCCAAGGCTAAGTCGCGCTCGTCGCGGGCCGGGCTGCAGTTCCCC ATCCTGGAGCTGGCGGGCAACGCGGCCCGCGACAACAAGAAGACGCGCATCATCCCCCGCCACCTGCAGCTCGCCATCCGCAACGACGAGGAGCTCAACAAGCTGCTGGGCAAGGTGACGATCGCGCAGGGCGGCGTGCTGCCCAACATCCAGGCCGTGCTGCTGCCCAAGAAGACCGACAGCCACAAGGCCAAAGCCAagtaa
- the LOC116787009 gene encoding histone H2B 1/2/3/4/6: protein MPEPAKSAPAPKKGSKKAVTKTQKKGDKKRKKSRKESYSIYVYKVLKQVHPDTGISSKAMGIMNSFVNDIFERIAGEASRLAHYNKRSTITSREIQTAVRLLLPGELAKHAVSEGTKAVTKYTSSK, encoded by the coding sequence ATGCCTGAGCCGGCCAAGTCCGCACCCGCGCCCAAGAAGGGCTCCAAGAAGGCGGTCACTAAGACGCAGAAGAAGGGCGACAAGAAGCGCAAGAAGAGCCGCAAGGAGAGCTACTCCATCTACGTGTACAAGGTGCTGAAGCAGGTGCACCCCGACACGGGCATCTCCTCCAAGGCCATGGGCATCATGAACTCCTTCGTCAACGACATCTTCGAGCGCATCGCCGGCGAGGCCTCGCGCCTGGCGCACTACAACAAGCGCTCCACCATCACGTCGCGGGAGATCCAGACGGCCGtgcggctgctgctgcctggcgAGCTGGCCAAGCACGCCGTCTCCGAGGGCACCAAGGCTGTCACCAAGTACACCAGCTCCAAGTAA
- the LOC116787008 gene encoding histone H2A-IV: MSGRGKQGGKARAKAKSRSSRAGLQFPVGRVHRLLRKGNYAERVGAGAPVYLAAVLEYLTAEILELAGNAARDNKKTRIIPRHLQLAIRNDEELNKLLGKVTIAQGGVLPNIQAVLLPKKTDSHKAKAK, from the coding sequence ATGTCCGGGCGCGGGAAGCAGGGCGGGAAGGCGCGGGCCAAGGCCAAGTCGCGCTCGTCGCGGGCCGGGCTGCAGTTCCCCGTGGGCCGCGTGCACCGGCTGCTGCGCAAGGGCAACTACGCGGAGCGGGTGGGCGCCGGCGCGCCCGTGTACCTGGCGGCCGTGCTGGAGTACCTGACGGCCGAGATTCTGGAGCTGGCGGGCAACGCGGCCCGCGACAACAAGAAGACACGCATCATCCCCCGCCACCTGCAGCTCGCCATCCGCAACGACGAGGAGCTCAACAAGCTGCTGGGCAAGGTGACGATCGCGCAGGGCGGCGTGCTGCCCAACATCCAGGCCGTGCTGCTGCCCAAGAAGACCGACAGCCACAAGGCCAAAgccaagtaa
- the LOC116787011 gene encoding histone H2B 1/2/3/4/6, which yields MPEPAKSAPAPKKGSKKAVTKTQKKGDKKRKKSRKESYSIYVYKVLKQVHPDTGISSKAMGIMNSFVNDIFERIAGEASRLAHYNKRSTITSREIQTAVRLLLPGELAKHAVSEGTKAVTKYTSSK from the coding sequence ATGCCCGAGCCGGCCAAGTCCGCGCCCGCGCCCAAGAAGGGCTCCAAGAAGGCGGTCACTAAGACGCAGAAGAAGGGCGACAAGAAGCGCAAGAAGAGCCGCAAGGAGAGCTACTCCATCTACGTGTACAAGGTGCTGAAGCAGGTGCACCCCGACACGGGCATCTCCTCCAAGGCCATGGGCATCATGAACTCCTTCGTCAACGACATCTTCGAGCGCATCGCCGGCGAGGCCTCGCGCCTGGCGCACTACAACAAGCGCTCCACCATCACGTCGCGGGAGATCCAGACGGCCGtgcggctgctgctgcctggcgAGCTGGCCAAGCACGCCGTCTCCGAGGGCACCAAGGCTGTCACCAAGTACACCAGCTCCAAGTaa
- the LOC116786999 gene encoding histone H3 has product MARTKQTARKSTGGKAPRKQLATKAARKSAPATGGVKKPHRYRPGTVALREIRRYQKSTELLIRKLPFQRLVREIAQDFKTDLRFQSSAVMALQEASEAYLVGLFEDTNLCAIHAKRVTIMPKDIQLARRIRGERA; this is encoded by the coding sequence ATGGCGCGCACGAAGCAGACGGCGCGTAAGTCGACGGGCGGGAAGGCGCCCCGCAAGCAGCTGGCCACCAAGGCGGCCCGCAAGAGCGCGCCGGCCACGGGCGGCGTCAAGAAGCCGCACCGCTACCGGCCCGGCACGGTGGCGCTGCGCGAGATCCGCCGCTACCAGAAGTCGACGGAGCTGCTGATCCGCAAGCTGCCCTTCCAGCGCCTGGTGCGCGAGATCGCACAGGACTTCAAGACCGACCTGCGCTTCCAGAGCTCGGCCGTCATGGCGCTGCAGGAGGCCAGCGAGGCTTACCTGGTGGGGCTCTTCGAGGACACCAACCTGTGCGCCATCCACGCCAAGCGCGTCACCATCATGCCCAAGGACATCCAGCTCGCCCGCCGCATCCGCGGAGAGCGCGCCTGA